In Roseomonas fluvialis, one genomic interval encodes:
- a CDS encoding amidohydrolase family protein, with the protein MIRGGAVICRAVDRSAVEVVEDGAVLQRDGNIVEVGPWAELEMRHAGTVDQVLGSPADVVLPGFINGHHHVGLTPLQLGSPDLPLELWFASRLKSRAVDLRLDTLYSAFEMVESGITTVQHLAGRIPAPLDNVIRGATDTLRAYQSIGMRASYGYMLRDQNHLVYEADAAFLARLPSALAAELAPMIERGVLPLEDHFSLFHHLREAFGDDPRIAIQLAPGNLHWCSDTALERVRATCESTATPFHMHLLETQYQKAYASKRAGMSALQVLNRAGLLGPHATLGHGIWLTEADIELVAETGTCICHNCSSNLRLRSGVAPLNAWEKRGVRVAIGLDEAGINDDRDMLQEMRMVLRQHRVPGMEPMDVPTPAQVFRMATEDGAATTLFGRTIGRLVPGCAADLILMDRRHFTYPYMDRDTPLIDALVQRGKTGAVHTVMVAGEVIYADRRFTRVDKEAALADLAEHLGRPLTPDDERRRAVSRQVEPFVRDFYRDYLPPEGPSPFYAGSARR; encoded by the coding sequence TTGATTCGTGGCGGCGCGGTCATCTGCCGCGCCGTCGATCGCAGCGCCGTCGAGGTCGTCGAGGACGGCGCCGTCCTGCAGCGCGATGGCAACATCGTCGAAGTCGGGCCGTGGGCCGAGCTAGAGATGAGGCACGCCGGCACCGTGGATCAGGTGCTCGGCTCACCTGCCGACGTCGTGCTGCCAGGCTTCATCAACGGCCATCATCATGTCGGACTCACGCCGTTGCAGCTCGGTTCGCCGGACCTGCCGTTGGAACTGTGGTTTGCCAGCCGGCTGAAGTCGCGCGCCGTCGACCTGCGCCTCGACACGCTATATTCCGCCTTCGAGATGGTCGAGAGCGGGATCACCACGGTCCAGCACCTGGCAGGGCGGATTCCAGCGCCACTGGACAACGTGATCCGCGGGGCGACGGACACGCTGCGAGCCTATCAGTCGATCGGCATGCGGGCGTCGTATGGCTACATGCTGCGCGACCAGAATCACCTCGTCTACGAGGCCGATGCCGCCTTCCTGGCCAGGCTGCCGTCGGCGCTGGCTGCGGAGTTGGCCCCGATGATCGAACGCGGCGTGCTGCCGTTGGAAGATCATTTCTCGCTGTTTCATCACCTGCGCGAGGCCTTCGGCGACGATCCGCGTATCGCGATCCAGCTGGCCCCGGGCAACCTGCACTGGTGTTCCGACACGGCGCTGGAACGTGTTCGCGCGACCTGCGAGAGCACCGCCACACCCTTCCACATGCACCTGCTGGAGACGCAGTACCAAAAGGCCTACGCAAGCAAGCGCGCCGGTATGAGCGCGCTCCAGGTGCTGAATCGGGCCGGGCTGCTGGGGCCACATGCCACGCTCGGTCATGGCATCTGGCTGACAGAAGCCGACATCGAGCTGGTCGCCGAAACCGGCACGTGCATCTGCCACAACTGCTCGTCCAATCTCCGGCTGCGCAGCGGCGTGGCCCCGCTTAATGCTTGGGAGAAGCGCGGTGTGCGCGTGGCAATCGGCCTCGATGAGGCGGGCATCAACGACGACCGCGACATGCTGCAGGAGATGCGCATGGTGCTGCGCCAGCACCGCGTCCCCGGCATGGAGCCGATGGACGTGCCGACCCCGGCGCAGGTGTTCCGCATGGCGACGGAGGACGGTGCAGCGACGACGCTGTTCGGCCGGACGATCGGCCGATTGGTGCCGGGCTGTGCCGCGGACCTGATCCTGATGGATCGGCGCCACTTCACCTATCCCTACATGGATCGCGACACCCCGCTGATCGACGCGCTGGTGCAGCGCGGGAAGACCGGCGCCGTGCATACGGTGATGGTCGCGGGCGAGGTCATTTATGCCGACCGGCGCTTCACCCGCGTCGACAAGGAGGCCGCGCTGGCCGACCTGGCCGAACATCTCGGCCGCCCGCTGACGCCCGACGACGAGCGGCGGCGCGCCGTGTCGCGGCAGGTCGAGCCG
- a CDS encoding isopenicillin N synthase family dioxygenase has product MTSITAPAAPALSRWANANEIPVIDFAPLSSGNAEAAERVAREVRDACEQIGFFTIVNHPVPAPLIRNIFRQAERFFALPEEAKMQVWMGRSNTFRGFLPMDQGASGTGTKGKAVAGFQNHLAEETLKARKPNRNEVFQIAAELPADDPDLLAGKPLHGRNLWPDGLPGFREDVLGYYDAMRDFAALLASVFARGLDLSPDYFAQFYRKPLIQLRLLHYLPHADDQAAMEGGASRAHCDAGGFTMLQQDQTGGLEVQSRSGEWIVVPPVENAFVVNIGDSMKMWTNHRFASTLHRVVNRYGKERFSIGVFANPDYDTVISPLPTCVDAANPPRFDSMVAGDALLYLYSRVWPSSAAAA; this is encoded by the coding sequence ATGACGAGCATCACTGCCCCCGCGGCACCGGCGCTCAGTCGCTGGGCGAACGCCAACGAAATCCCGGTCATCGACTTCGCGCCGCTCTCGTCCGGTAATGCCGAGGCGGCCGAGCGGGTGGCGCGCGAGGTACGCGACGCCTGCGAACAGATCGGCTTCTTTACCATCGTCAACCATCCGGTGCCGGCGCCGCTAATCCGCAACATCTTCCGGCAGGCAGAACGCTTTTTCGCACTGCCGGAGGAGGCGAAGATGCAGGTATGGATGGGCCGATCGAATACGTTTCGCGGCTTCCTACCGATGGACCAGGGTGCCAGCGGCACCGGCACAAAAGGCAAGGCGGTCGCGGGCTTTCAGAACCACCTGGCCGAGGAGACGCTCAAGGCGCGCAAGCCGAACCGTAACGAGGTCTTCCAGATCGCGGCCGAACTGCCGGCGGACGATCCCGACCTGCTGGCCGGAAAGCCCCTGCACGGGCGCAACCTGTGGCCGGACGGGCTGCCGGGCTTTCGCGAGGATGTGCTTGGCTACTACGACGCAATGCGCGACTTCGCCGCCCTACTGGCCAGTGTCTTCGCGCGCGGGCTGGACCTGTCCCCAGACTACTTCGCACAGTTCTATCGCAAGCCGCTGATCCAGCTGCGCCTGCTGCATTACCTGCCGCATGCCGACGACCAGGCGGCAATGGAAGGCGGCGCATCTCGCGCGCATTGCGACGCCGGCGGCTTCACCATGCTGCAGCAGGACCAGACCGGCGGGCTCGAGGTGCAGAGCCGCAGCGGCGAATGGATCGTGGTGCCGCCGGTGGAGAATGCCTTCGTCGTCAATATCGGCGACAGCATGAAGATGTGGACCAACCATCGCTTCGCGTCGACGCTGCACCGTGTCGTGAACCGCTACGGCAAGGAACGCTTCTCGATCGGTGTCTTCGCCAATCCGGACTACGACACGGTGATCAGCCCCTTGCCGACCTGCGTCGATGCGGCCAATCCACCGCGCTTCGATTCGATGGTCGCCGGCGATGCGCTGCTCTACCTTTACAGCCGTGTCTGGCCGTCCAGCGCCGCAGCGGCGTGA